The DNA sequence CCTCCTCGCCGCATTTTCGCACACATTTGACCACCCGCATTATTATGCGGGATGTCATGATTGCCCTATTGCCAGCTGTTATAGCTTCTGTGCTGATCTTTGGCTGGAGAGCATTGCTGGTATCGGCCGTGTGCACTGTGGCCAGTGTAGGTTTTGAATATCTCTATGGACGGTTCGTAAGCAAAAGCTATACCATTATGGATTTGAGCGCGGCTGTTACCGGGCTGCTTCTGGCCTTGAACCTGCCTGTTTCCATCCCTTTGTGGATGGCGGTTATCGGCTGTTTTGTGGCCATTGTGATTGTAAAACAGCTTTTTGGCGGCTTAGGCAAGAACTTTGCCAACCCTGCTATTGCGGCCCGCATTGTTTTAATGCTTTCCTTCACCACTGCCATGACCCAGTGGGTGCTGCCGATCTCCCAGCGGTGGAACGGGGAGCTTACCGGTGCAACGCCTTTGGCAATGGCCAGTATTCCGGCTGAGAAAATCCCAGGTTACCTTCAGTTGTTTCTTGGAAATGTGGGCGGCTCTTTGGGAGAAACCAGCAAACTGGCTCTGCTTTTAGGCTTTGCTTATCTGTTGATTCGCCGTCATGTTCGTATTACCGGCCCTCTCGCTTTTATGGGTACCGTTTTTCTCTTTTCTTGGGCGTTGGGGATGGACCCTCTATACCAACTTCTTTCCGGTGGTGTGATCTTAGGTGCCTGCTTTATGGTAACCGACTATGTCACCACACCCACAACCGATCTGGGAAAGCTGATCTTTGGCATCGGCGGCGGCATTATTACCGTGCTGATCCGCAGCTATGGAAGTGCGCCTGAGGGTGTTTCCTTTGCCATCCTGCTTATGAATATCTGCACACCTCATATTGACCGGCTGACCCATACCCGGCCTTTTGGCATTCCGCGGCGGCTGACCAAGCAATCCGTTCGGGAGGCTATGGTGCGCGCCAAGCAGAGCATGCTGGGTCCAACCATCATCTTGGCGGCGATTTGCCTGATCATTACAGCGGCTTTGTCGGTAACCTATTCTTCCACCCATACCCGCATTGCCGAGCAGGAAGAAAGCGCTTCCTTTGAGGCGAGAAACCGGATGCTTCCGGCGGCTGGGGGCGAATTTGAGGCTGTGGAGCTTGCCCAGGCACCTGAAGGTATGCTGGAGGCCTATAAAGCCTCTAATGGAGCGGGCTATGTATTCAAAGCGCAATCCAACGGATATAAGGCACAGGTTCCCGTTATGGTGGCGTTGGACGAAAAAGGCGAGATTCTTGCCATTGAGATGCTCCCCAACTCCGAAAGCCCGGGTATTGGTAGCCGTGTAGGGGAAGCTGCGTATCTGCAAAAATACACAGGTCAGAAAAATGGCGATCAGGTGGAAAGTGTATCCGGTGCCACCATCACCACCAAGGCTCTGAAAGAAAACCTGCGGATTGTGCAGGAAGCCTATAATCTGATTCAGGGAGGGAAGTAACCATGAAGAAAAAGTCTCGTCTTCAGGTTTTCACCAAAGGCATTATCCGGGAAAACCCGGTTTTTGTTCTGGCCTTGGGCACCTGCTCTACCCTGGCGGTTACCACCTCGGTTTCCAACGCACTGGGCATGGGAGCGGTTGTTCTGGTTGTGCTCACTTTTTCCAATGCCATTATTTCGTCACTGAAACATATTATTCCCAATGAGGTTCGTATCCCGGCTTTTATTGTGGTCATTTCCGGTTTAATGACCATTGTGGAGCTGGTAACCAAGGCTTATGCTCCCGCTTTAAATGAATCTTTGGGGATTTTTCTCCCGCTTGTAGTGGTCAACTGCATTATTTTGGGCCGGGCCGAAGCCTTTGCCAGTAAGAATACAGTTTGGGATTCCATTCTGGATGGTGCCGGTATGGGTGTGGGCTTCACACTGGCTCTGTTCCTTATGGGTGTTATTCGTGAATTGATCGGGCAGGGCAGCTTGTTTGGCTTTGCTATTTTGCCCAAGGGCATTGAGACCATGAATATTTTCATTCTGGCACCCGGGGGTTTCTTTGTATTTGGCTGCCTCATTGCTGCTGTCAACAAAATTACTGCCATGCAGGGCAAACAGCGCCAGAATCAGATGGGATGTGCGGCATGTCCCAATGGGCAGCTGTGCTCCAATGCACAGGAAAAGGGGGAATAGAGCGTGGCCAGAAATATCTTTTTTGTGCTGGTGAGCACGATTTTGGTGGATAACTTTATCTTGTCTAAATTCTTGGGCATATGCCCTTTTCTTGGTGTCAGCAAAAAGCTGAGCTCTGCCATTGGCATGAGCTGGGCTGTAACCTTTGTTATGGTGCTTGCTTCGGCTGTGACATGGCCTGTCTATACCTATCTGCTGCGTCCAAACGGGCTGGAATATTTGAACACGCTGATTTTTATTCTGGTTATTGCTTCTCTGGTTCAGCTTGTTGAAACAGTTGTGCGCAAGCTGGTTCCACCCTTGTATCAGTCTTTGGGGGTATACCTCCCTTTGATTACCACCAACTGTGCTGTTTTGGCTATAACGCTTCTGAATGTCACACAGGAATATAACTTTCTGCTTTCCGTTGTCAATGCGCTGGGTGCCGGTTTAGGCTTTATGCTGGCTATGGTGTTGTTTTCGGGTGTACGCATTCGGCTGGAAAACAACGATGGGATTCCCGCTTCTTTTCGGGGGCTACCCATTACACTGGTTGCGGCTTCTATCGTATCCATTGCGTTTATGGGGTTTGCCGGCGTGGCAGACGGCTTGTTCGGCTAAAAAGGGGATTGCTTTGGGGGTTGTAATAAGGGGTTATTGCTGAAATGTTTTCAGCAGACTGTAAAAGGGAGGAAAAACTATGCTGCTTTCAGTAGTTATAGCGGCTATGATCAGCATTGTGGCGGGTGTTGTTCTGACCGTTGCATCTAAGAAATTCGCAGTTCAGGTCAATGAGAAGGTGGAGGAAGTCAGAGAGCTGCTGCCCGGAGCCAACTGCGGCGCCTGCGGCTTTGCCGGCTGTGATGATTATGCCAAAAATTTGGTGGAGTATGGTGTGAAAACCAATCTTTGCGTTCCGGGCGGAACGGGCCTTGCCCGCCAGATCAGCCAAGTCCTCGGCTTACCATTTGAAGAGGTGGAGCCTCGCTACGCCGTGGTAAAATGCTCGGGCACCAAGGAACATACCAGCTATATCATGGATTATCAAGGGCCCAAAACCTGTGAGGCCTGCAATTATTTTTATCGGGGCAGAGGCAGCTGCTCTCATTCGTGTCTGGGGCTGGGGGACTGTGTTTCCGTTTGCCGTTATGGGGCGCTGACCATTGAGGATAATGTGGCGGTTGTCAATAAAGCACTTTGCGTTGCCTGTGGCTTGTGCGTTGGGGTGTGCCCCAATCATTTAATTCAGATTATCCCTTTCTCCAGTCAGG is a window from the Oscillospiraceae bacterium MB08-C2-2 genome containing:
- a CDS encoding RnfABCDGE type electron transport complex subunit D — translated: MKQNLMITSSPHFRTHLTTRIIMRDVMIALLPAVIASVLIFGWRALLVSAVCTVASVGFEYLYGRFVSKSYTIMDLSAAVTGLLLALNLPVSIPLWMAVIGCFVAIVIVKQLFGGLGKNFANPAIAARIVLMLSFTTAMTQWVLPISQRWNGELTGATPLAMASIPAEKIPGYLQLFLGNVGGSLGETSKLALLLGFAYLLIRRHVRITGPLAFMGTVFLFSWALGMDPLYQLLSGGVILGACFMVTDYVTTPTTDLGKLIFGIGGGIITVLIRSYGSAPEGVSFAILLMNICTPHIDRLTHTRPFGIPRRLTKQSVREAMVRAKQSMLGPTIILAAICLIITAALSVTYSSTHTRIAEQEESASFEARNRMLPAAGGEFEAVELAQAPEGMLEAYKASNGAGYVFKAQSNGYKAQVPVMVALDEKGEILAIEMLPNSESPGIGSRVGEAAYLQKYTGQKNGDQVESVSGATITTKALKENLRIVQEAYNLIQGGK
- a CDS encoding electron transport complex protein RnfA, translated to MARNIFFVLVSTILVDNFILSKFLGICPFLGVSKKLSSAIGMSWAVTFVMVLASAVTWPVYTYLLRPNGLEYLNTLIFILVIASLVQLVETVVRKLVPPLYQSLGVYLPLITTNCAVLAITLLNVTQEYNFLLSVVNALGAGLGFMLAMVLFSGVRIRLENNDGIPASFRGLPITLVAASIVSIAFMGFAGVADGLFG
- a CDS encoding RnfABCDGE type electron transport complex subunit B, which codes for MLLSVVIAAMISIVAGVVLTVASKKFAVQVNEKVEEVRELLPGANCGACGFAGCDDYAKNLVEYGVKTNLCVPGGTGLARQISQVLGLPFEEVEPRYAVVKCSGTKEHTSYIMDYQGPKTCEACNYFYRGRGSCSHSCLGLGDCVSVCRYGALTIEDNVAVVNKALCVACGLCVGVCPNHLIQIIPFSSQVFVGCSSTDTGAFVRKLCTAGCIGCKKCEKVCEFGAITITNNLANIDPAKCTNCAACVSACPTGIIHIMDWKHPAVAATN
- a CDS encoding electron transport complex subunit E; amino-acid sequence: MKKKSRLQVFTKGIIRENPVFVLALGTCSTLAVTTSVSNALGMGAVVLVVLTFSNAIISSLKHIIPNEVRIPAFIVVISGLMTIVELVTKAYAPALNESLGIFLPLVVVNCIILGRAEAFASKNTVWDSILDGAGMGVGFTLALFLMGVIRELIGQGSLFGFAILPKGIETMNIFILAPGGFFVFGCLIAAVNKITAMQGKQRQNQMGCAACPNGQLCSNAQEKGE